The genomic DNA GCATCTTCTGATCCTTTGCGTTCGAACTTGTTGATGACGATTAGGTCCGCGTAATCGATCATATCAATCTTTTCCAGCTGTGATGGTGCACCGAACTCGCTTGTCATCACATACATGGACAGATCACAGATCTCTGCGATTTCCGCATCCCCCTGACCGATACCGCTCGTTTCCACCACGACAAGATCGTAGCCTGCCGCTTTCACGACATTGATCGCGTCTTGGATGGCGAGGGAAAGCTCGGTCCTGGAACCGCGCGTGGCAAGACTTCTCATGTACACTCTCGGGTTAAAGATGGCGTTCATCCGGATCCTGTCACCTAGGAGTGCCCCGCCTGTCTTCTGTTTCGTCGGATCGATGGACAAGACCGCGATCTTCTTCTCTGGCAGTTCGTTCAGGAAGCGGCGGATCAGTTCATCCGTGAGGGAACTTTTTCCGGCTCCCCCCGTTCCCGTGATTCCAAGGACCGGTACTTTGCATGCGAGACCTTTGATTTCCGTGAAGACCGATTGAGCAGCTGCTGCCACTTCCTCTTTGGCACCGACCTGGTACTCAGCGAGTGAAATCAACCTGGAGATCGCATTGACGCTCCCACCTGCGAGATTTTCCACTTCCTTACTTTCCGTCCCTTTGATCGTCGGGTAGTCGCATTCCTCGATCATCCGGTTGATCATCCCTTGAAGGCCCTGTGTCCTTCCGTCTTCCGGTGAGAAGATCCGGGCGATGCCGTACTCATGAAGTTCCTTGATCTCCTTCGGGATTATGACGCCGCCACCGCCACCGTAGATGCGGATATGGCCGGCACCCCTCTCGTTTAAAAGATCATACATGTATTTGAAATATTCGACGTGTCCACCCTGGTAAGAGGAGATGGCGATACCCTGAACATCTTCTTGGATGGCTGCATTGACGACTTCTTCCACGGACCGGTTATGCCCAAGATGGATGACTTCCGCCCCGCTTGCCTGGATGATCCTCCGCATTATGTTGATCGACGCATCATGTCCGTCAAACAGGCTCGATGCCGTGACGAAGCGGACATGGTGCTTTGGCTTATAGATCTCTACCGTGCTCATATGACTCCCCCTGTTCTTCCATGTGTCTCATATCCTACGACTCCTGCGAACAGCAGATCGATTTGAAGATTCATATAGTCTTCCAATGAAAAGCGCTTTTGGAGCGCCCAGCGGCGGAATCCCCACATCTGCCCCTGGACGAAGACATTCTGTGCAAGGAGATGGATCCGCTCTGAATCCAGATCCAGTCGTCCCCTGTCTACACAGCTTTGGATGAGCCCTTCTACCATGCCGACCATTTCCATCTCTTTTTTCAAAACGTACGGCAGGGCGTCTTTCGACAGCGACTTCGCTTCCTGATACATGACAAGCACCTCATCCTGCATCCGGTCCATCACCTGGAAGTAATGGGCGATGCCAAGCTTCAGGCTCTCCATCGTCCCTTCTCCCACATCCAATTCTTCTAGCTCCAATCTTACTTGTTCATAGATCCTGTCGCAGACAAGATACAGCACATCTTCCTTTGTCCGTATATATTCATAGAGCGTTCCGATACTGAATCCGGCGGCCTTTGCAATCTCTCTTGTCGTGGTGCGATGAAACCCCTTTTGTTTAAATAGTGAGACAGCCCCTTTGATCATTTGATCCCGCCTCTTCTCTACCAAACGTTCATCCTTGACCGACGCATGGACTTCTCTTTTGTCTTTCACTACAATCGACCGCCTTCCCGTGCTTTATGACCCCTTAACCCCTTTGTTTCTCTTTATTTCGTTACCATCCGTGAGATGACGAGGCGTTGGATTTCCTGCGTTCCCTCATAGATTTGTGTGATTTTCGCATCCCTCATGAACCGTTCCACCGGGTAGTCTTTCGTATAGCCGTATCCACCGAAGATCTGGACGGCTTCTGTCGTCACCTTCATGGCTGTATCCCCTGCCATCAATTTTGACATGGCCGATTCTTTCCCGTATGGAAGGCCTTCCGACTCGAGCCATGCTGCTTGATAGGTCAGGAGTCTGGATGCTTCGATGCTGGTCGCCATATCAGCAATCTTGAAGGAAATTCCTTGATTCGCAGCAATCGGCTTCCCGAACTGTTCCCTTTCCTTCGCATAGTCAACGGACGCATCGAGGGCACCCTGGGCAATCCCCACTGCCTGGGCTGCGATGCCGTTCCTGCCTCCATCAAGGGTCATCATGGCGATCTTGAAGCCTTCCCCTTCTTTTCCGAGAAGGTTTTCCTTCGGTACTTTGCAGTCTTCAAAGATGATTTCCGTCGTCGGTGAAGAGCGGATTCCGAGCTTCTTCTCTTTTTTCCCTACTGAGAAACCTGGGAAATCCTTCTCGACGATGAAGGCACTCGTCCCGCGCTGACGCTGTGATGGATCGGTCAGGGCGAATACGATGTAGGTATCGGCGATGCCGCCGTTCGTGATGAAGATCTTCGAGCCGTTCAACACGTAGTGGTCCCCATCAAGGCGTGCAGTCGTCTTCATACCGCCCGCATCTGATCCCGATGCCGGCTCCGTGAGACCGTATGCCCCGATTTTCTCCCCTTGTGCCATCGGCCGGAGATATTTCTGTTTCTGTTCTTCCGTACCGAATTTATAGACCGGCCAGCCGGCAAGGGACGTATGGGCGGAGAGCGTCACCCCGATCGATGCGCACACCCTTGAGAGCTCTTCTACTGCGATGCAATAGGCGAGGAAGTCACTTCCGATACCGCCGTATTCCTCCGGCCAGGGAATGCCCGTCAGTCCGAGTTCGGCCATCTTATGGAAAAGCTCCATATCGAAGCGCTCTTCTTCATCTCTCTCAGCAGCCGTCGGCGCCACTTCGTTTCTGGCAAAATCGCGGACCATCTTCCGGATCATTTCATGCTCTTCGGATAATTTGAAATTCATCTTCGTTCCCCCATCTCATGATTGTTAAACAAGCAGGTGCTTCCCGATCACCATCCGCTGGATCTCGCTCGTACCTTCGTAGATTTCCGTCACTTTGGCATCCCGGAAGAGCCTCTCCACGGGATATTCCTTCGTATAGCCGTACCCTCCGTAAACCTGGATCGCTTCCGTCGAAACGTCGACGGCGGCTTTTGAGGCGAATAACTTGGCCATGCTCGCTTCCTTGCCACAGGAGACTCCGCGCGAACGGAGATCTGCCGCCCGGTATACAAGAAGCTTCGATGCTTCCACGGCCGTTGCCATATCGGCAAGCTTAAAACCGATGCCCTGCTGGGCGGCGATCGGCTTCCCGAACTGCGCGCGCTCTTTAGCGTAAGCCGTTGAGAAATCGAACGCGGCTTCAGCGATCCCAAGAGCCTGGGCCGCAATGCCGATGCGGCCGACATCAAGGTTGTTCATGGCGATCCTGAATCCGTCCCCGCGCTTGCCGAGAAGATTCCCGGCAGGTACCTTCATGTCTTCAAACGTTAGCTGGACCGTCCGTGATCCGTGGAGCCCCATCTTATGTTCGTCCTTCCCGATCACGAGCCCTTCCGTCCCTTTCTCGACGATAAAGGCCGAGACGCCGCGGCTTCCCATATCGGGATCCGTCACGGCGAACACGATGTACGTATCCGCTTCCCCGCCATTCGTGATGAAGACCTTGGAGCCGTTCAACACAAAGTGATCACCCCGGTCTTCAGCCTTCGTTTTCAAGCTCTTTGCATCGGATCCCGCACTCGGCTCCGTCAGGCAGAATGCACCCAGGTATTCCCCGCTGGCAAGCTTCGGGATATAGGTTTGTTTCTGTTCTTCCGTACCGAAATAGAGGATCGGATTCGTGCCGACCGACGTATGGACCGACAGGATGACCCCGATTGTGGCGCTCACCCTCGACAGCTCATGGATGGCGATGATATAAGAGGTGAAATCCATCCCTGCGCCTCCATACTCTTCAGGAATCGTGATCCCCATCAACCCGATTTCTGCCATCTTGTTCAGGATCTCCCGGGGAAACTCCCCAGCTTCCATCCTCTCGATGAATGGACTGATCTCAGAATCAGCAAAGTCCCTTACCATCTTCCTCATCATCTTCTGCTCTTCTGTGAAACGAAGTTCCATGCTTCATTCCTCCCTGTTGTATGGCCTATGGGACTCAATATTCGTAGAAGCCTCTTCCTGTCTTGCGTCCAAGCCAGCCTGCCTTGACATATTTCCTAAGCAGCGGACATGGACGGTACTTGTCGTCGCCGAACCCTTCATGGAGTGTTTCCATGATGTACAGGCATGTATCGAGTCCGATGAAGTCTGCCAACGTAAGCGGGCCCATCGGGTGATTCATTCCGAGCTTCATCACACTGTCGATGTCTTCCTTGCTTGCGACCCCTTCATACAAGGTGTAGACCGCCTCATTGATCATGGGCATGAGGATCCGGTTTGCCACGAACCCTGGGAAGTCTTCCACTTCAACCGGCGTCTTCTGGAGCTTGTTCGTCATGTCTTCGATGGCTGCATACACTTCGTCTGACGTGGCCAGACCCCTGATGATCTCAACGAGCTTCATGACCGGCACGGGGTTCATGAAGTGCATCCCGATCACCTGTTGAGGACGATTGGTCGCAGCAGCAATCTCGGTGATGGGAAGGGATGATGTATTCGTCGCAAGGATCGTATGCTCCGGCGCAATTTCATCCAGCTGAGCGAAGATCGTCTTCTTGATGTCCATGTTCTCAACAGCCGCCTCGATTATAAGGTCCACCCCTTTGGCATCTTGTAGGTCTGTGGAGGAACTCAGTCTTCCTGTCGTCTGATCTTTCTCATCCGCAGACATCCTGCCCTTCTCTACGGCGCGAGCGAGATTCTTCTCGATGGATGATAGACCCCTCTCGACGAATTCCCCTTTCAAATCGTTCAGTGTCACGTCATATCCTGCCTGGGCACATACCTGGGCGATTCCTGATCCCATTTGACCCGCTCCGATTACCATTACCTTTTGAATCGACACACTCATTTCCCCCTTTTTGGATTTCCTCACTTCTTCGGTACCTCAATCATGACGGCATCTCCCTGGCCGCCTCCACTGCAGATGGAAGCAATCCCGATTCCGCCTCCACGTCTTCTCAGTTCATATGCAAGGGTCAGGATGATCCTGGCTCC from Rossellomorea marisflavi includes the following:
- a CDS encoding acyl-CoA dehydrogenase is translated as MELRFTEEQKMMRKMVRDFADSEISPFIERMEAGEFPREILNKMAEIGLMGITIPEEYGGAGMDFTSYIIAIHELSRVSATIGVILSVHTSVGTNPILYFGTEEQKQTYIPKLASGEYLGAFCLTEPSAGSDAKSLKTKAEDRGDHFVLNGSKVFITNGGEADTYIVFAVTDPDMGSRGVSAFIVEKGTEGLVIGKDEHKMGLHGSRTVQLTFEDMKVPAGNLLGKRGDGFRIAMNNLDVGRIGIAAQALGIAEAAFDFSTAYAKERAQFGKPIAAQQGIGFKLADMATAVEASKLLVYRAADLRSRGVSCGKEASMAKLFASKAAVDVSTEAIQVYGGYGYTKEYPVERLFRDAKVTEIYEGTSEIQRMVIGKHLLV
- a CDS encoding acyl-CoA dehydrogenase, coding for MNFKLSEEHEMIRKMVRDFARNEVAPTAAERDEEERFDMELFHKMAELGLTGIPWPEEYGGIGSDFLAYCIAVEELSRVCASIGVTLSAHTSLAGWPVYKFGTEEQKQKYLRPMAQGEKIGAYGLTEPASGSDAGGMKTTARLDGDHYVLNGSKIFITNGGIADTYIVFALTDPSQRQRGTSAFIVEKDFPGFSVGKKEKKLGIRSSPTTEIIFEDCKVPKENLLGKEGEGFKIAMMTLDGGRNGIAAQAVGIAQGALDASVDYAKEREQFGKPIAANQGISFKIADMATSIEASRLLTYQAAWLESEGLPYGKESAMSKLMAGDTAMKVTTEAVQIFGGYGYTKDYPVERFMRDAKITQIYEGTQEIQRLVISRMVTK
- a CDS encoding TetR/AcrR family transcriptional regulator, which produces MKDKREVHASVKDERLVEKRRDQMIKGAVSLFKQKGFHRTTTREIAKAAGFSIGTLYEYIRTKEDVLYLVCDRIYEQVRLELEELDVGEGTMESLKLGIAHYFQVMDRMQDEVLVMYQEAKSLSKDALPYVLKKEMEMVGMVEGLIQSCVDRGRLDLDSERIHLLAQNVFVQGQMWGFRRWALQKRFSLEDYMNLQIDLLFAGVVGYETHGRTGGVI
- a CDS encoding 3-hydroxybutyryl-CoA dehydrogenase, with translation MSIQKVMVIGAGQMGSGIAQVCAQAGYDVTLNDLKGEFVERGLSSIEKNLARAVEKGRMSADEKDQTTGRLSSSTDLQDAKGVDLIIEAAVENMDIKKTIFAQLDEIAPEHTILATNTSSLPITEIAAATNRPQQVIGMHFMNPVPVMKLVEIIRGLATSDEVYAAIEDMTNKLQKTPVEVEDFPGFVANRILMPMINEAVYTLYEGVASKEDIDSVMKLGMNHPMGPLTLADFIGLDTCLYIMETLHEGFGDDKYRPCPLLRKYVKAGWLGRKTGRGFYEY